Proteins from one Mus pahari chromosome 10, PAHARI_EIJ_v1.1, whole genome shotgun sequence genomic window:
- the Hhatl gene encoding protein-cysteine N-palmitoyltransferase HHAT-like protein isoform X1 translates to MGIKTALPTAELGLYSLVLSGALAYAGRGLLEASQDGAHRKAFRESVRPGWEYLGRKMDVADFEWVMWFTNFRNIIVFALSGHVLFAKLCTMVAPQLRSWMYAVYGVLAVVGTMGPWYLLLLLGHCMVLYVASLLGQRWLCLALGLASLASFKVDPGISWQSGFVTGTFDLQDVLFHGGSSFTVLRCTSFALESCAHPDRRYSLADLLKYNFYLPFFFFGPIMTFDRFHAQVSQEPVRPEGELWHIQAQAGLSAAAIMAVDIFFHFFYILTIPSDLKFASRLPDSALAGLAYSNLVYDWVKAAVLFGVVNTVARLDHLDPPQPPKCITALYVFGETHFDRGINDWLCKYVYDHIGGDHSTVIPELAASVATFVVTTLWLGPCDIVYLWSVLNCFGLNFELWVQKLAERGPLAQMEARLSEQMSRRVRALCGAINFWAIIMYNLVSLNSLEFTELVARRLILTGFPQTTLAVLFVTYCGVQLVKERERSLALEEEQRQDKEKLE, encoded by the exons ATGGGCATCAAGACAGCACTGCCCACAGCTGAGCTCGGCCTCTACTCCCTGGTGCTGAGCGGTGCCCTGGCTTATGCCGGCCGAGGTCTCCTGGAGGCATCGCAAG ATGGGGcccacaggaaggccttccgggAGTCTGTGAGACCTGGCTGGGAGTACCTGGGCCGGAAGATG GATGTGGCTGACTTCGAGTGGGTGATGTGGTTTACCAACTTCCGGAACATCATTGTCTTTGCCCTCTCTGGACACGTGCTGTTTGCCAAACTCTGCACGATGGTGGCCCCCCAG CTCCGCTCCTGGATGTATGCTGTGTATGGAGTCCTGGCTGTGGTGGGCACAATGGGCCCATggtacctgctgctgctgcttggccACTGTATGGTCCTCTATGTGGCCTCACTCTTGGGCCAGCGCTGGCTGTGCCTTGCCCTTGGTCTGGCCAGCCTGGCGTCCTTCAAGGTTGACCCTGGGATCTCTTGGCAG AGTGGGTTTGTAACAGGCACCTTTGATCTTCAAGACGTACTGTTCCACGGCGGCAGCAGCTTCACAGTTCTGCGGTGCACTAGCTTCGCCCTGGAGAGCTGCGCTCACCCCGACCGTCGCTACTCCCTTGCTGACCTGCTCAAATACAATTTCTACTtgcccttcttcttcttcggGCCCATCATGACCTTCGACCGCTTCCATGCTCAG GTGAGCCAGGAGCCAGTGAGGCCAGAGGGCGAGCTGTGGCACATCCAGGCCCAGGCAGGACTCAGCGCGGCAGCCATCATGGCCGTAGACATCTTCTTCCACTTCTTCTACATCCTCACCATCCCCAGTGATCTCAAGTTCGCCAGCCGCCTCCCAGACAGTGCTCTTG CGGGCCTGGCGTACTCAAACCTGGTGTATGACTGGGTGAAGGCAGCAGTCCTGTTTGGTGTTGTCAACACTGTGGCACGCCTGGACCACCTGGaccctcctcagcctcccaagtgcattaCCGCACTCTATGTCTTCGGGGAAAC GCACTTCGACCGTGGTATCAATGACTGGCTTTGCAA ATATGTGTATGACCACATTGGCGGGGATCATTCCACCGTGATCCCAGAGCTGGCCGCGTCCGTGGCCACTTTCGTCGTCACCACCCTGTGGCTCGGGCCTTGTGACATCGTCTACCTGTGGTCTGTTCTTAACTGCTTCGGCCTCAACTTTGAGCTCTGGGTACAGAAGCTGGCAGAGCGTGGGCCACTGGCACAGATGGAG GCCCGGCTATCGGAGCAGATGTCTCGGAGGGTCCGGGCCCTCTGCGGGGCCATAAATTTCTGGGCTATCATCATGTACAACCTCGTGAGCCTGAacagccttgaattcacagagctgGTTGCCCGACGCCTGATACTTACAG GCTTCCCCCAGACCACACTGGCGGTCTTGTTTGTCACCTACTGTGGTGTCCAGCTGGTAAAGGAGCGTGAGAGATCCCTGGCATTGGAGGAGGAGCAGCGGCAGGACAAGGAGAAGCTGGAGTAG
- the Hhatl gene encoding protein-cysteine N-palmitoyltransferase HHAT-like protein isoform X2, producing the protein MGIKTALPTAELGLYSLVLSGALAYAGRGLLEASQDGAHRKAFRESVRPGWEYLGRKMDVADFEWVMWFTNFRNIIVFALSGHVLFAKLCTMVAPQLRSWMYAVYGVLAVVGTMGPWYLLLLLGHCMVLYVASLLGQRWLCLALGLASLASFKVDPGISWQSGFVTGTFDLQDVLFHGGSSFTVLRCTSFALESCAHPDRRYSLADLLKYNFYLPFFFFGPIMTFDRFHAQVSQEPVRPEGELWHIQAQAGLSAAAIMAVDIFFHFFYILTIPSDLKFASRLPDSALAGLAYSNLVYDWVKAAVLFGVVNTVARLDHLDPPQPPKCITALYVFGETYVYDHIGGDHSTVIPELAASVATFVVTTLWLGPCDIVYLWSVLNCFGLNFELWVQKLAERGPLAQMEARLSEQMSRRVRALCGAINFWAIIMYNLVSLNSLEFTELVARRLILTGFPQTTLAVLFVTYCGVQLVKERERSLALEEEQRQDKEKLE; encoded by the exons ATGGGCATCAAGACAGCACTGCCCACAGCTGAGCTCGGCCTCTACTCCCTGGTGCTGAGCGGTGCCCTGGCTTATGCCGGCCGAGGTCTCCTGGAGGCATCGCAAG ATGGGGcccacaggaaggccttccgggAGTCTGTGAGACCTGGCTGGGAGTACCTGGGCCGGAAGATG GATGTGGCTGACTTCGAGTGGGTGATGTGGTTTACCAACTTCCGGAACATCATTGTCTTTGCCCTCTCTGGACACGTGCTGTTTGCCAAACTCTGCACGATGGTGGCCCCCCAG CTCCGCTCCTGGATGTATGCTGTGTATGGAGTCCTGGCTGTGGTGGGCACAATGGGCCCATggtacctgctgctgctgcttggccACTGTATGGTCCTCTATGTGGCCTCACTCTTGGGCCAGCGCTGGCTGTGCCTTGCCCTTGGTCTGGCCAGCCTGGCGTCCTTCAAGGTTGACCCTGGGATCTCTTGGCAG AGTGGGTTTGTAACAGGCACCTTTGATCTTCAAGACGTACTGTTCCACGGCGGCAGCAGCTTCACAGTTCTGCGGTGCACTAGCTTCGCCCTGGAGAGCTGCGCTCACCCCGACCGTCGCTACTCCCTTGCTGACCTGCTCAAATACAATTTCTACTtgcccttcttcttcttcggGCCCATCATGACCTTCGACCGCTTCCATGCTCAG GTGAGCCAGGAGCCAGTGAGGCCAGAGGGCGAGCTGTGGCACATCCAGGCCCAGGCAGGACTCAGCGCGGCAGCCATCATGGCCGTAGACATCTTCTTCCACTTCTTCTACATCCTCACCATCCCCAGTGATCTCAAGTTCGCCAGCCGCCTCCCAGACAGTGCTCTTG CGGGCCTGGCGTACTCAAACCTGGTGTATGACTGGGTGAAGGCAGCAGTCCTGTTTGGTGTTGTCAACACTGTGGCACGCCTGGACCACCTGGaccctcctcagcctcccaagtgcattaCCGCACTCTATGTCTTCGGGGAAAC ATATGTGTATGACCACATTGGCGGGGATCATTCCACCGTGATCCCAGAGCTGGCCGCGTCCGTGGCCACTTTCGTCGTCACCACCCTGTGGCTCGGGCCTTGTGACATCGTCTACCTGTGGTCTGTTCTTAACTGCTTCGGCCTCAACTTTGAGCTCTGGGTACAGAAGCTGGCAGAGCGTGGGCCACTGGCACAGATGGAG GCCCGGCTATCGGAGCAGATGTCTCGGAGGGTCCGGGCCCTCTGCGGGGCCATAAATTTCTGGGCTATCATCATGTACAACCTCGTGAGCCTGAacagccttgaattcacagagctgGTTGCCCGACGCCTGATACTTACAG GCTTCCCCCAGACCACACTGGCGGTCTTGTTTGTCACCTACTGTGGTGTCCAGCTGGTAAAGGAGCGTGAGAGATCCCTGGCATTGGAGGAGGAGCAGCGGCAGGACAAGGAGAAGCTGGAGTAG